The Doryrhamphus excisus isolate RoL2022-K1 chromosome 1, RoL_Dexc_1.0, whole genome shotgun sequence genome includes a window with the following:
- the LOC131134173 gene encoding bromodomain-containing protein 4-like isoform X3 → MGDGLEPGSSHNPPSAQQPLPFNPAPPETSDSSRPKRQTNQLQYLLKVVLKTLWKHQFAWPFQAPVDAIKLNLPDYYKIIKTPMDMGTIKKRLENHFYKNAQECIHDFNTMFTNCYIYNKPADDIVLMAKALEKLFLQKITEMPQEETEIAVVSKGRRSIKREPALITMSESGQDLLSPSTTPLTRGFSSPATLPQTHHSPTPPTLAQPPRVPPTPMAHAPHLGPPHPLSAAGILPQGMTSVPPPAVTHPGLHTGQILQSPALIKQRKSQKRKADTTTPTANDQLSESSPVSAETRPRRDSIRPLKPPKRDSSQPDSQHHPGGVLETGGMLTPKRQDQLHSCALLVKEMLSKKHFAYAWPFYLPVDAKALGLHDYHDIIKHPMDLSTIKKKLDNWQYRDAQEFAADVRLMFSNCYKYNPPGHDVVAMARKLQEVFEMRFAKMPDEPEEPVPVPTPSSAIHPAPSTRQLPPPPVVSEDDSSSLSESESSGADSDQERQQRLAVLQEQLKAVHEQLAALSQPQVSKPKKKERDKKEKKKEKHKKKMGADEPTETAMLQISKKSKISKDPLVAKKERKKPGKKDGIKNSRPAVPPQTGPTPLVPSASLEVEDDMDLFGGAAAVGGKPMSYEEKRQLSLDINKLPGDKLGRVVHIIQTREPSMKNSNPDEIEIDFETLKPSTLRELEKYVSSCLKRKKKSSVEKPLEMTNITKLKTGSSSSGTSDSSDSEDSDNGLVPKQQKTLSNKDTKRPQQLSVANVGPAAPQPQVPQTKLPFIPPSHVPVPVSVPALESSQLLSTGFDPLAHFMNPHLTQPNTEPSPVIPSSCAPLNAGLLNVNTPTGPTPTEPHPFLNQHPIIPSPAIHNALPQQPSRPSNHAAPLPPKNSQPLPSSLPPLPVSSPQLPLPLPLPLPQPVPRPRVPSPPSHGILGTLSAQPPQALLEDDEEPTPTNAETPPLSQVQTFLQSLQPRTSTQSQPLHAHSPVHNAPHLVPSMHAQTVMSSNPATLQRHSSGHSHVQHSFSHALATTVQQQKGATLQQKLQQLQPSPRIKAEPFSTGCLRDSPSPLMMHSPLMPHFQTTGLQSPSQIKKNDQRSNLVGVKEEKLSHSPVLPPSPFSPAMRLDTHKLDSKHRLDVKSLDGTRSGSRLPDSLVQPCNQQDTKVKQEPKTPVGPKRTPDVKLKNMGSWASLAQRSQSTTASAVRSSSDSFEQFRRVAREKEERERQLKAQAEQARREQEKMRRDDDDSVEHARRTQEDVRRRHEQQQQQQQQQQQQQQQQQHQQQHQQQSPVAATPPASTPPTHSPQAPPIQPPVQPPTSSAAQNALDQQREMARRREQERRRREAMADTIDINFQSDLMASFEENLF, encoded by the exons ATGGGGGACGGACTGGAGCCAGGCAGCAGCCACAACCCTCCTTCCGCCCAGCAGCCTCTCCCTTTTAACCCTGCACCCCCTGAAACATCTGATTCTTCTAGACCCAAACGGCAGACCAACCAGCTCCAG TACCTGCTCAAAGTGGTGTTGAAGACATTATGGAAACACCAGTTCGCATGGCCCTTTCAAGCTCCCGTAGATGccatcaaactcaatttacct GACTACTATAAAATCATCAAAACCCCCATGGACATGGGCACCATAAAGAAGCGCCTGGAGAACCACTTCTACAAAAATGCCCAGGAGTGTATTCATGACTTCAACACAATGTTCACCAATTGCTACATCTACAACAAG CCCGCAGATGATATCGTGTTAATGGCCAAGGCCTTGGAGAAACTCTTTCTCCAGAAGATCACAGAGATGCCACAGGAGGAGACTGAGATTGCTGTGGTCTCAAAGGGACGCCGCAGCATAAAACGGGAGCCAG ctctgaTCACCATGTCCGAATCAGGCCAGGATTTGTTATCGCCCTCCACCACTCCCCTGACGCGAGGCTTCTCATCCCCTGCAACTCTCCCACAGACCCATCACTCTCCAACCCCTCCTACTCTGGCCCAGCCCCCACGTGTGCCTCCGACACCCATGGCTCACGCGCCTCATCTCGGACCCCCGCACCCTCTCTCAGCAGCAGGCATCTTGCCCCAGGGCATGACCTCTGTCCCACCTCCGGCTGTCACACACCCAGGCCTCCATACAGGCCAGATACTGCAGAGCCCTGCTCTCATCAAG CAAAGGAAGAGCCAGAAGAGAAAAGCAGACACCACCACGCCGACAGCCAACGACCAGCTCAGCGAATCGTCGCCCGTCTCTGCGGAGACTCGACCACGCCGAGACAGCATTCGCCCATTAAAGCCACCCAAGCGAGACTCGTCACAGCCAGACTCCCAGCACCACCCCGGTGGTGTGCTGGAGACGGGAGGAATGTTGACGCCCAAGCGGCAGGATCAGTTACATTCCTGTGCTCTCCTCGTCAAAGAGATGCTGTCCAAGAAGCACTTTGCCTATGCCTGGCCCTTCTACTTGCCTGTTGATGCAAAAGCTCTTGGCCTTCATGACTACCATGACATCATCAAGCACCCCATGGACCTCAGCACCATCAAG AAAAAACTGGACAATTGGCAGTACAGAGACGCTCAAGAGTTTGCAGCGGACGTGCGGTTGATGTTCTCCAACTGTTACAAGTATAATCCGCCAGGCCATGATGTGGTTGCCATGGCACGTAAACTACAG GAGGTCTTTGAGATGCGTTTTGCCAAGATGCCCGACGAGCCGGAGGAGCCAGTTCCCGTTCCCACGCCGTCATCTGCCATCCACCCTGCCCCTTCCACTCGGCAGTTACCGCCTCCTCCTGTTGTCTCCGAAGATGACAGCTCCAGTTTGTCCGAATCTGAGTCCTCTGGGGCGGACTCTGATCAAGAGAGGCAGCAGCGACTGGCTGTGCTACAGGAACAG CTTAAGGCTGTCCACGAGCAGCTGGCCGCACTTTCTCAGCCTCAGGTCAGCAAGCCCAAGAAGAAAGAGCGcgacaagaaggagaagaagaaggaaaagcACAAGAAGAAGATGGGAGCGGATGAGCCCACTGAGACTGCCATGCTTCAGATTTCCAAGAAGAGCAAAATCAGCAAGGACCCACTCGTTGCAAAGAAGGAGAGGAAGAAGCCTGG TAAAAAAGACGGCATCAAAAACAGTCGTCCAGCTGTGCCCCCTCAGACCGGGCCCACCCCTCTTGTCCCCTCAGCCTCTCTCGAAGTAGAAGATGACATGG ATTTGTTTGGGGGAGCGGCTGCTGTCGGGGGCAAGCCCATGTCGTACGAAGAGAAGCGCCAGCTAAGCCTGGACATCAACAAGTTGCCCGGGGACAAGCTGGGCCGCGTTGTGCACATAATCCAAACGCGTGAGCCCTCCATGAAGAATTCCAACCCGGATGAGATCGAGATCGACTTTGAGACGCTCAAGCCCTCCACGCTCCGAGAGCTGGAGAAGTACGTCTCCAGCTGCCTCAAAAGGAAGAAGAAGTCATCAG TAGAAAAGCCTCTGGAAATGACAAACATCACAAAATTGAAGACAGGATCTTCATCCTCAGGCACCAGTGACTCCTCTGATAGTGAAGACTCTGACAATG GGCTGGTTCCCAAGCAGCAGAAGACCCTGTCAAACAAGGACACCAAGAGGCCGCAACAGCTGTCTGTCGCCAATGTTGGCCCCGCTGCCCCGCAGCCTCAAGTCCCCCAGACCAAATTGCCATTCATCCCTCCCTCCCATGTTCCGGTCCCGGTCTCTGTCCCCGCTCTGGAATCATCACAGTTGCTGAGCACCGGATTCGACCCATTGGCCCACTTTATGAACCCTCACCTGACGCAGCCCAACACTGAGCCCAGTCCTGTAATCCCCTCTTCTTGCGCCCCCCTCAACGCTGGCCTCCTCAATGTAAACACACCTACTGGTCCGACACCCACTGAACCGCACCCGTTTTTAAACCAACATCCCATCATACCCTCACCGG CCATCCACAATGCTCTCCCCCAGCAACCATCAAGACCTAGCAACCACGCCGCACCACTTCCTCCTAAGAACTCTCAGCCACTCCCATCCTCACTCCCCCCTCTGCCTGTGTCCTCACCTCAGCTTCCTCTCCCACTCCCTCTCCCGCTTCCCCAGCCAGTTCCACGCCCCCGCGTACCTTCACCACCGTCACACGGTATCTTGGGAACCCTCTCTGCTCAACCTCCGCAAGCCCTGCTGGAGGACGACGAAGAGCCGACGCCCACCAATGCAGAAACACCGCCCCTCAGCCAGGTTCAAACCTTCCTGCAGTCGCTCCAACCGCGGACATCCACGCAGAGCCAGCCGCTGCACGCACATTCGCCTGTGCACAATGCCCCCCATCTGGTGCCCTCAATGCACGCGCAAACTGTGATGTCATCCAACCCTGCGACATTGCAGCGGCACAGCTCGGGCCACAGTCATGTGCAGCATTCGTTCTCACATGCGCTTGCCACGACGGTGCAGCAGCAGAAAGGGGCGACCCTCCAGCAGAAGCTACAGCAGCTGCAGCCCTCGCCACGCATCAAGGCCGAGCCTTTTTCCACAG GTTGCCTTCGTGACAGCCCCTCGCCGCTGATGATGCACTCTCCCCTGATGCCTCACTTCCAGACGACAGGACTACAGTCTCCCTCACAGATCAAGAAAAAT GATCAGCGGTCCAACTTGGTGGGGGTCAAAGAGGAGAAACTCTCCCACTCACCAGTGCTACCCCCATCCCCATTCAGCCCGGCTATGCGACtcgacacacacaaacttgaCAGTAAACACA GATTAGACGTGAAGTCATTGGATGGGACTCGCTCTGGTTCCCGCCTTCCTGACTCCTTGGTGCAGCCCTGCAATCAGCAGGACACTAAAGTCAAGCAGGAGCCCAAAACGCCCGTCGGGCCCAAGAGGACACCG GACGTGAAGTTAAAGAACATGGGGTCTTGGGCGAGTTTGGCCCAGAGGTCTCAGTCCACGACAGCGTCGGCAGTTCGCTCCTCCAGCGACAGCTTTGAGCAGTTCAGACGTGTCGCCAGGGAGAAGGAGGAGAGGGAGAGGCAGCTGAAGGCTCAGGCGGAGCAGGCCAGGAGGGAGCAGGAGAAGATGCG CCGTGATGACGATGATTCTGTGGAGCATGCACGCCGCACACAAGAAGATGTCCGCCGCCGccatgagcagcagcagcagcagcaacaacaacaacaacaacaacaacaacagcagcaacatcagcagcagcatcagcagcaatCACCAGTTGCAGCAACACCTCCGGCTTCTACCCCACCCACTCACTCCCCACAAGCTCCACCCATTCAGCCTCCAGTCCAACCTCCAACTTCCTCAGCTGCACAGAACGCCCTTGACCAGCAGAGGGAGATGGCTCGCCGCCGCGAGCAAGAGCGGCGCAGGAGGGAGGCG ATGGCTGACACAATTGACATTAACTTCCAGAGCGACCTGATGGCCAGTTTTGAAGAAAATCTCTTCTAA
- the LOC131134173 gene encoding bromodomain-containing protein 4-like isoform X4 → MGDGLEPGSSHNPPSAQQPLPFNPAPPETSDSSRPKRQTNQLQYLLKVVLKTLWKHQFAWPFQAPVDAIKLNLPDYYKIIKTPMDMGTIKKRLENHFYKNAQECIHDFNTMFTNCYIYNKPADDIVLMAKALEKLFLQKITEMPQEETEIAVVSKGRRSIKREPALITMSESGQDLLSPSTTPLTRGFSSPATLPQTHHSPTPPTLAQPPRVPPTPMAHAPHLGPPHPLSAAGILPQGMTSVPPPAVTHPGLHTGQILQSPALIKQRKSQKRKADTTTPTANDQLSESSPVSAETRPRRDSIRPLKPPKRDSSQPDSQHHPGGVLETGGMLTPKRQDQLHSCALLVKEMLSKKHFAYAWPFYLPVDAKALGLHDYHDIIKHPMDLSTIKKKLDNWQYRDAQEFAADVRLMFSNCYKYNPPGHDVVAMARKLQEVFEMRFAKMPDEPEEPVPVPTPSSAIHPAPSTRQLPPPPVVSEDDSSSLSESESSGADSDQERQQRLAVLQEQLKAVHEQLAALSQPQVSKPKKKERDKKEKKKEKHKKKMGADEPTETAMLQISKKSKISKDPLVAKKERKKPGKKDGIKNSRPAVPPQTGPTPLVPSASLEVEDDMDLFGGAAAVGGKPMSYEEKRQLSLDINKLPGDKLGRVVHIIQTREPSMKNSNPDEIEIDFETLKPSTLRELEKYVSSCLKRKKKSSEKPLEMTNITKLKTGSSSSGTSDSSDSEDSDNGLVPKQQKTLSNKDTKRPQQLSVANVGPAAPQPQVPQTKLPFIPPSHVPVPVSVPALESSQLLSTGFDPLAHFMNPHLTQPNTEPSPVIPSSCAPLNAGLLNVNTPTGPTPTEPHPFLNQHPIIPSPAIHNALPQQPSRPSNHAAPLPPKNSQPLPSSLPPLPVSSPQLPLPLPLPLPQPVPRPRVPSPPSHGILGTLSAQPPQALLEDDEEPTPTNAETPPLSQVQTFLQSLQPRTSTQSQPLHAHSPVHNAPHLVPSMHAQTVMSSNPATLQRHSSGHSHVQHSFSHALATTVQQQKGATLQQKLQQLQPSPRIKAEPFSTGCLRDSPSPLMMHSPLMPHFQTTGLQSPSQIKKNDQRSNLVGVKEEKLSHSPVLPPSPFSPAMRLDTHKLDSKHRLDVKSLDGTRSGSRLPDSLVQPCNQQDTKVKQEPKTPVGPKRTPDVKLKNMGSWASLAQRSQSTTASAVRSSSDSFEQFRRVAREKEERERQLKAQAEQARREQEKMRRDDDDSVEHARRTQEDVRRRHEQQQQQQQQQQQQQQQQQHQQQHQQQSPVAATPPASTPPTHSPQAPPIQPPVQPPTSSAAQNALDQQREMARRREQERRRREAMADTIDINFQSDLMASFEENLF, encoded by the exons ATGGGGGACGGACTGGAGCCAGGCAGCAGCCACAACCCTCCTTCCGCCCAGCAGCCTCTCCCTTTTAACCCTGCACCCCCTGAAACATCTGATTCTTCTAGACCCAAACGGCAGACCAACCAGCTCCAG TACCTGCTCAAAGTGGTGTTGAAGACATTATGGAAACACCAGTTCGCATGGCCCTTTCAAGCTCCCGTAGATGccatcaaactcaatttacct GACTACTATAAAATCATCAAAACCCCCATGGACATGGGCACCATAAAGAAGCGCCTGGAGAACCACTTCTACAAAAATGCCCAGGAGTGTATTCATGACTTCAACACAATGTTCACCAATTGCTACATCTACAACAAG CCCGCAGATGATATCGTGTTAATGGCCAAGGCCTTGGAGAAACTCTTTCTCCAGAAGATCACAGAGATGCCACAGGAGGAGACTGAGATTGCTGTGGTCTCAAAGGGACGCCGCAGCATAAAACGGGAGCCAG ctctgaTCACCATGTCCGAATCAGGCCAGGATTTGTTATCGCCCTCCACCACTCCCCTGACGCGAGGCTTCTCATCCCCTGCAACTCTCCCACAGACCCATCACTCTCCAACCCCTCCTACTCTGGCCCAGCCCCCACGTGTGCCTCCGACACCCATGGCTCACGCGCCTCATCTCGGACCCCCGCACCCTCTCTCAGCAGCAGGCATCTTGCCCCAGGGCATGACCTCTGTCCCACCTCCGGCTGTCACACACCCAGGCCTCCATACAGGCCAGATACTGCAGAGCCCTGCTCTCATCAAG CAAAGGAAGAGCCAGAAGAGAAAAGCAGACACCACCACGCCGACAGCCAACGACCAGCTCAGCGAATCGTCGCCCGTCTCTGCGGAGACTCGACCACGCCGAGACAGCATTCGCCCATTAAAGCCACCCAAGCGAGACTCGTCACAGCCAGACTCCCAGCACCACCCCGGTGGTGTGCTGGAGACGGGAGGAATGTTGACGCCCAAGCGGCAGGATCAGTTACATTCCTGTGCTCTCCTCGTCAAAGAGATGCTGTCCAAGAAGCACTTTGCCTATGCCTGGCCCTTCTACTTGCCTGTTGATGCAAAAGCTCTTGGCCTTCATGACTACCATGACATCATCAAGCACCCCATGGACCTCAGCACCATCAAG AAAAAACTGGACAATTGGCAGTACAGAGACGCTCAAGAGTTTGCAGCGGACGTGCGGTTGATGTTCTCCAACTGTTACAAGTATAATCCGCCAGGCCATGATGTGGTTGCCATGGCACGTAAACTACAG GAGGTCTTTGAGATGCGTTTTGCCAAGATGCCCGACGAGCCGGAGGAGCCAGTTCCCGTTCCCACGCCGTCATCTGCCATCCACCCTGCCCCTTCCACTCGGCAGTTACCGCCTCCTCCTGTTGTCTCCGAAGATGACAGCTCCAGTTTGTCCGAATCTGAGTCCTCTGGGGCGGACTCTGATCAAGAGAGGCAGCAGCGACTGGCTGTGCTACAGGAACAG CTTAAGGCTGTCCACGAGCAGCTGGCCGCACTTTCTCAGCCTCAGGTCAGCAAGCCCAAGAAGAAAGAGCGcgacaagaaggagaagaagaaggaaaagcACAAGAAGAAGATGGGAGCGGATGAGCCCACTGAGACTGCCATGCTTCAGATTTCCAAGAAGAGCAAAATCAGCAAGGACCCACTCGTTGCAAAGAAGGAGAGGAAGAAGCCTGG TAAAAAAGACGGCATCAAAAACAGTCGTCCAGCTGTGCCCCCTCAGACCGGGCCCACCCCTCTTGTCCCCTCAGCCTCTCTCGAAGTAGAAGATGACATGG ATTTGTTTGGGGGAGCGGCTGCTGTCGGGGGCAAGCCCATGTCGTACGAAGAGAAGCGCCAGCTAAGCCTGGACATCAACAAGTTGCCCGGGGACAAGCTGGGCCGCGTTGTGCACATAATCCAAACGCGTGAGCCCTCCATGAAGAATTCCAACCCGGATGAGATCGAGATCGACTTTGAGACGCTCAAGCCCTCCACGCTCCGAGAGCTGGAGAAGTACGTCTCCAGCTGCCTCAAAAGGAAGAAGAAGTCATCAG AAAAGCCTCTGGAAATGACAAACATCACAAAATTGAAGACAGGATCTTCATCCTCAGGCACCAGTGACTCCTCTGATAGTGAAGACTCTGACAATG GGCTGGTTCCCAAGCAGCAGAAGACCCTGTCAAACAAGGACACCAAGAGGCCGCAACAGCTGTCTGTCGCCAATGTTGGCCCCGCTGCCCCGCAGCCTCAAGTCCCCCAGACCAAATTGCCATTCATCCCTCCCTCCCATGTTCCGGTCCCGGTCTCTGTCCCCGCTCTGGAATCATCACAGTTGCTGAGCACCGGATTCGACCCATTGGCCCACTTTATGAACCCTCACCTGACGCAGCCCAACACTGAGCCCAGTCCTGTAATCCCCTCTTCTTGCGCCCCCCTCAACGCTGGCCTCCTCAATGTAAACACACCTACTGGTCCGACACCCACTGAACCGCACCCGTTTTTAAACCAACATCCCATCATACCCTCACCGG CCATCCACAATGCTCTCCCCCAGCAACCATCAAGACCTAGCAACCACGCCGCACCACTTCCTCCTAAGAACTCTCAGCCACTCCCATCCTCACTCCCCCCTCTGCCTGTGTCCTCACCTCAGCTTCCTCTCCCACTCCCTCTCCCGCTTCCCCAGCCAGTTCCACGCCCCCGCGTACCTTCACCACCGTCACACGGTATCTTGGGAACCCTCTCTGCTCAACCTCCGCAAGCCCTGCTGGAGGACGACGAAGAGCCGACGCCCACCAATGCAGAAACACCGCCCCTCAGCCAGGTTCAAACCTTCCTGCAGTCGCTCCAACCGCGGACATCCACGCAGAGCCAGCCGCTGCACGCACATTCGCCTGTGCACAATGCCCCCCATCTGGTGCCCTCAATGCACGCGCAAACTGTGATGTCATCCAACCCTGCGACATTGCAGCGGCACAGCTCGGGCCACAGTCATGTGCAGCATTCGTTCTCACATGCGCTTGCCACGACGGTGCAGCAGCAGAAAGGGGCGACCCTCCAGCAGAAGCTACAGCAGCTGCAGCCCTCGCCACGCATCAAGGCCGAGCCTTTTTCCACAG GTTGCCTTCGTGACAGCCCCTCGCCGCTGATGATGCACTCTCCCCTGATGCCTCACTTCCAGACGACAGGACTACAGTCTCCCTCACAGATCAAGAAAAAT GATCAGCGGTCCAACTTGGTGGGGGTCAAAGAGGAGAAACTCTCCCACTCACCAGTGCTACCCCCATCCCCATTCAGCCCGGCTATGCGACtcgacacacacaaacttgaCAGTAAACACA GATTAGACGTGAAGTCATTGGATGGGACTCGCTCTGGTTCCCGCCTTCCTGACTCCTTGGTGCAGCCCTGCAATCAGCAGGACACTAAAGTCAAGCAGGAGCCCAAAACGCCCGTCGGGCCCAAGAGGACACCG GACGTGAAGTTAAAGAACATGGGGTCTTGGGCGAGTTTGGCCCAGAGGTCTCAGTCCACGACAGCGTCGGCAGTTCGCTCCTCCAGCGACAGCTTTGAGCAGTTCAGACGTGTCGCCAGGGAGAAGGAGGAGAGGGAGAGGCAGCTGAAGGCTCAGGCGGAGCAGGCCAGGAGGGAGCAGGAGAAGATGCG CCGTGATGACGATGATTCTGTGGAGCATGCACGCCGCACACAAGAAGATGTCCGCCGCCGccatgagcagcagcagcagcagcaacaacaacaacaacaacaacaacaacagcagcaacatcagcagcagcatcagcagcaatCACCAGTTGCAGCAACACCTCCGGCTTCTACCCCACCCACTCACTCCCCACAAGCTCCACCCATTCAGCCTCCAGTCCAACCTCCAACTTCCTCAGCTGCACAGAACGCCCTTGACCAGCAGAGGGAGATGGCTCGCCGCCGCGAGCAAGAGCGGCGCAGGAGGGAGGCG ATGGCTGACACAATTGACATTAACTTCCAGAGCGACCTGATGGCCAGTTTTGAAGAAAATCTCTTCTAA